GGCGTCGAGGAGCGTGGTGGAGCCAGCGGCCTCGACTTCGACACCGCTCACGTGGAGCGTGCCGCCGTCGCCGGCGTTGATGGTCGTGACGCGGAACTGCTCGGTCTGGAGCGGCAGGCCCTTGGCCTCGTGGTGCGCCTCGAGGGCGGACAGCAGGCCACCCGGACCACAGGCGTACGTCGAGCGCTCGGCCAGGTCGGGCACGAGCGAGCCGAGGGAGTCGACGTCGAGCACGCCGTGCTCGTCGTCGTAGCGGGCGATGAGGTTGATCGCGTCCGCTGCATCCAACGCGCGAAGGTCCGCCAGGAAGATCGAGTCCGGCTCGCTCGGCGCGACGTGGACGACGGTGATGTCGAGGCCTTCGCTGCGCTCGGGCTTCAGGACACCCTCGTCGGTGGAAGGGAAGAGGTTGCGCAGCATGCCGACCACCGGCGTGACACCGGAGCCGGCGGTCACGAAGAGCAGCTTGCCGGTGGTGGTCAGGTCAAGGACGAACTCGCCGGCCGCCTGCTCGAGGTGGACCAGCGTGCCCGGCTCGGTGCGGTGCACCAGGAAGTTGCTGACCTTGCCGTCCGGCACCGCCTTGACGGTGACCGAGATCAGGCCGTCGCGGCGCGGGCCGTGCGTCAGGGAGTAGGCGCGCCAGTGGCGGACGCCGTCGACGTCGATGCCGATGCGGACGTACTGACCGGGGATGTGGCCCGCCCAGTCGGCACCGGGCTTGATCACGATGGTGGCCGCGTCGCGGGTCTCCGGCTCGACGGCGACGATGCGACCGCGGAGGTCGGCACCGGAGCGGAGCGGAGCGAAGAGGTCGAGGTAGTCGGCGGGCAGCAGCGGCGTGGTGGCTGCCTCGAAGGCACGGGTGAGGCGGTGCGCCAGGCGCGGGCGGCGCTCGGCCGTGGCCGGGGCGGCGTCTGAGGTGAGGAACATCGAGCTCATGCCCTTAAGTCTGGGGACCAAGCGGGTTAAACTCCTGACCTGAGCCGGTGAATCTGGACGGCTTTATTGTTCATAATGAACAAATCAAGGAGTCGCCGTGACCGAGGGCCCGCTCGCCGAACCGCTCAGCCTGACCCCTGAGCAGGTCACCGCACTGCGCGGGCGTCTCCCCCGAGTAGGCGAGAAGGTCGTGGCTGCGGTGATCGCCGAGGTCCCGAGCTACTCGGTGCCCTTCCAGGGACGGATGGGCCGCACCATCGAGGGAGCAGTCACCCTCGCCCTCTCCGGCTTCCTCGACATGGCGGTCAACTCGGCCGCGAGCGGCACGAGCGGCACTCGCGAGCGGCCCCAGCAGGTCTTCGACGCGGCGTACGCGCTGGGCCGGGGCGAGGCGAGGTCGGGCCGGACGATGGATGCCCTCACCGCGGCGTACCGGATCGGGACGGCGACCGCCTGGCGCGAGATGAGCCGCACCGCCGTGTCGCACGGACTGCCCGCGGAGGGCCTGGTGCGGTTCGCCGAGCTGGTCTTCGACTACCTCGACCAGATCTCTGCGGTGAGCGTCGCGGGGCACGCCGACGAGCTCGCCCGGACCGGCCGGCTGCGCGAGCGACACCTGTCCGAGCTGGCCGTCGCCCTGCTCGCCGGACGCGAGAAGGAGCGGCTGGAGCAGCTCGCCGAGCAGGCCGAGTGGAACGCACCTGCGTCCCTGACCGCAGTCCTCCTCCCCCAGTCGGCGGCCCGGGCGACGCGCCCGCTTCTCGACCCGCGCACGCTCGAGCTGGCCGGCGACGTCGAGGCGCTCGACGGGTGGCCCGACCACGCCGTCCTGCTCGTGCCTGGACGATCACGCGCTGCCGTCCTGCGGTCCCTCGGCGAGGTGCCCGGAGTGGTCGGGCCGACCGTTCCCTGGACGGCGGCTTCCCGGTCGTTCCACCGCGCCCTTCGTGCACTTGAGCTCGGCCTGGCCGCCGAGTCGCAGGCACTGGTGGACACCGAGACCCGACTGGCCGAGCTGGTGGTCCGCGCGGACCCGTCGGCCCACGAGGACCTGCGCGCCCAGGTGCTCGCACCCCTCGCCGACGCCCGTCCCGCTGCCGCGGAGAAGCTGACCGAGACCCTGCGCGCCTGGCTGCTGCACCAGGGGCGTCGCGACGACATCGCCGAGGCGCTGTTCGTGCACCCGCAGACCGTCCGCTACCGCATGGGGCAGCTGCGCGAGATCTTCGGCGACCGCCTCGAGGATCCCTCGTTCGTGCGCGACGCGACCATCGCCCTGTCCTGATCGAGCAGCAGAACTGGGGTCCACCCCAGTACCCGGCACGCCCCGTGTGGGCTGGGGTCCCCAGACCCGCCCCGATTCCGCTCCCCGCGCGGCCCCGAAGCCGCGAGCATCGAAACCATGAATCGGACGCGCCTGGCAGCAGTACCGGTCGCGATGCTCGGGATCGTGGCAAGCGGATCGGTCGCGGCGGCAACGCCGAGCGACCCCGACCCGGTGGACAGCACCTCCACCAGTGCGCCGCCCGTCTCCCGCCAGATCCCACGCGGGGCCGGTCCCCGGTCAGCAGGCGACGAGAACCTGCTGGACGTGCCGGAGCGCGCCCTCGCGGCGTACCAGCGCGCGGCCGCTGTCATGGCGCCCGCCGACGCCGACTGCCACCTCTCCGCCGAGCTGCTTGCCGCCGTCGGTCGGGTCGAGTCCGACCACGGCAGGTACGACGCGTGGCGCCTCGGCCCGAGGGCCCGGATGTTCCCCACCCTGATCGGATCTCCCGTGCCGACGACCTCGCGCCAGGCACCGGCCACCCCGGTGGCAGACACCGATGGCGGGGTCTTCGACCACGACGACGCCGCCGACCACCCGCTCGGCCCGCTGCAGATCCTCCCCGGCGTGTGGCGCCAGGTTGCGGTCGACGGCGACGGCGACGGGCAGCGGAGCCCCGACGACCTCGATGACGCGGCCCTGGGACTGGCCATCGCCCTGTGCGACGGCGACCTCGACCTCGCCACGCCCGCGGGGCAGGACGAGGCACTGAGCCGGCTCAACATCCGTGCGCGCTACCTCCGGGCGGTCGAGGCCTTCCGCTCGGCGTACGCGGCACCGCTCCCCGTCACCCCCGTGACCGTCTACGCGATCGGAACGATCGTCACGCCGCCCGAGGTGGAGCCGAGCGACGAGCCGACCAAGGACGCCAAGGAGACCGAGCCGACGAAGCCCGCGCCTGCCTCCCAGCCGGGGCACACCCCGTCGACCTCCGGGCCGACCTCGGGACCCGCCACGCCGACCTCGCCGACGCCCACTCCGACCCCGACGCCCACTCCGACTCCGGTTGAGCCGACCCCGACGCCGGAGCCCACGCCGGAGCCCACGCCGGATCCCGTGCCGGAGCCCACCGCGACGGAGTCATCCGAGCCGGCGCCCGACGCCACGCGCGAATCTGCACCCGCGCCGACCGAGAGCGTGGACGCGCCCGCCGAGTGACCGGGCCTCAGGGCTCCAGCCGGTCAGGCAGGAAGCTCAGGGCTGGGCGGCTGCGCCCGACTCGATCAGGGCGTCGACGTCGTCGATGCCCCAGGCCGCGAGCGCGTCGCGGGTGTGGCTGCCCGCCGCGGCCGCGGGCATGCCGATGCTCGGGGCCGTCCGCGAGAAGCGGGGGGCGGGAGCCGGCTGCAGCATGCCGTCGCGGTCGGCGTACACGCCGCGGGCCTTCATGTGCGGGTGCTCAGCCGCCTCGGGGATGGTCAGGATCGGCGCGACGCAGGCGTCGGTGCCCTCGAAGACCGCGGTCCACTCGGCCATCGTCCTCGTCCTGAAGGTGCGGGCGATCAGGTCGCGCAGCTCCTCGACCCGGTCGAACTCGAACTGCTGCGGCGCGGACTCCGCGATGCCCAGCAGGTCGACGAACGCCGCGAAGAACTGCGGCTCGATCGCACCGACGCTCATGTGCCGGCCGTCCGAGGTCTCGTAGACGTCGTAGAAGGCGGCGGCACCGTCGAGCATGCCACTGGCGCGCTGGTCCGGCTGGGCCAGGCCGATGCCGACCATCAGGGCACCCATCGCGTTGAGGTGAGCCGTGCCGTCCACGATCGCAGCGTCGACGACCTGTCCCTGGCCGGAGATGCGCGCCTCGAGCAGTGCGGCGAGCACGCCGACAACGAGGTACATCGAGCCGCCACCGAAGTCGCCCAGCAGGTTGGCAGGGAACTGCGGCCGCGTCTTGTCCTGGCCCATGGCGAAGAGGGCACCGGCGATGGAGATGTAGTTCATGTCGTGCCCGGCGGCCTGCGCGAGCGGCCCGTCCTGGCCCCACCCGGTCATCCGTCCGTAGACCAGCTTCGGGTTGCGGGCGAAGCAGTCCTCAGGGCCGAGCCCGAGGCGCTCGGTCACACCCGGGCGGTTCCCTTCGATCAGGACGTCGGCGCTCTCGACGAGCTTCAGCACCGTCTCGACCGCGGCCGGGTCCTTGAGGTTGAGCGCGATCGTCGGGCGGCCACGACCCATGAAATCCTTCTCGCCGAACGACAGCATCTGGCCGCCCGGGCGGTCGATGCGGATGACATCCGCACCGAGGTCCGCCAGCGTCATGCACGCATGCGGACCCGGACCGATGCCGGCGAGCTCGACGATCTTGACTCCACGCAGCGGGCCCGTGCCCTGACCAAGTTCCATGACGGAGACAGTACCGGGGACACGGTGTCCCCGTAACTGGGACATCACATCCCGAAGGCTTGCAACTTGTTGCATAGGTGCCGCACACTCGTCCCATGGCCCTCGAGCACGCGATCCTCGTCTCCCTGCGCGAACGCGCAGCGAGCGGCAGCGAGCTCACCCGCAGGTTCGACAAGTCGTTCGGCTACTTCTGGTCGGCCACACACCAGCAGATCTACCGGACGCTGGCCCGCATGGAGGCCGACGGTTGGATCGCCTCGGTCGTCGTGCCCCAGCAGGGCAAGCCCGACACCAAGGTGTACGACGTCGCCGACCGTGGCGCCGAGGTCCTCGCCGCGTGGCTGGTCGAACCCACGCCGGCGACTCCGCTCCGCAGCGACCTGGGCGTGAAGCTCCGTGGCGCGTCATTCGCCGGCGACCGGGATGCCGTCCTCGACGTCGTACGCGGGCAGCTCGCCGACCACCACGCCCGCCTGGACCTCTACCGGCAGATGTGCAAGCAGCAGTTCCCCGAGCCCGAGCTGCTCCGCGGCGCCGACCTCGACCGCTATCTCGTCCTCCGGGGCGGGATCCGGTTCGAGGAAGGCTGGATCGGCTGGCTCACCGAATACGTCACCGCTCACGAGATGGCCTCGTCGAGCTCGCCCCTCCCCCAGAAGGACGCATGATGACTGAGTACCCCCACCTCCTGTCCCCGCTGAAGGTCGGCACGACCGAGCTGCGCAACCGCGTCGTCATGGGCTCGATGCACAACGGTCTCGAGGACAAGGTCGCTGACATCCCGAAGCAGGCGGCGTTCTTCGCCGAGCGTGCAGCGGGCGGCGTCGGCCTCATCGTCACCGGCGGCTACGCACCCGAGTGGCAGGGCTGGGTCAAGCCGTTCGCGGGCGGCATGCGCACCCGCAAGGACGCCATGCACCACCGCGAGATCACGGCCGCCGTCCACGAGCACGGCGCCAAGATCGTGATGCAGATCCTGCACACGGGCCGCTACTCCTACCAGCCGTTCAGCATCTCCGCCTCGGCGATCAAGGCTCCGATCAACCCCTTCAAGCCGAAGGCGATGTCGGACAAGCGGATCCAGAAGACCATCAAGGCCTTCGCCCGCTCCGCCTGGCTGGCCCAGAAGGCCGGCTACGACGGCGTGGAGATCATGGGCTCCGAGGGCTACCTGATCAACCAGTTCCTCGCCGAGCGCACCAACAAGCGCACCGATCGCTGGGGCGGCTCACCGGAGAACCGTCGCCGCCTCCCCCTCGAGATCGTGAAGGCCACGCGCAAGCTGGTCGGCCCCGACTTCATCCTGCAGTACCGGATCTCGCTGCTCGAGCTGGTCGAGGGCGGCCAGACCTGGGACGACACCGTGGCCCTGGCCAAGGAGCTCGAGGCCGCCGGCGTCGACATCTTCAACACCGGCATCGGCTGGCACGAGGCCCGGGTCCCCACGATCATCACGCAGGTCCCGCGCGGTGCCTGGATCGACAGCACCTCGGCGCTCAAGCCGCACGTGAGCGTCCCGGTCATCGCCTCCAACCGGATCAACACCCCGGAGTTGGCCGAGCAGATCCTCGTCAACGGCCACGCCGACGCGGTCTCGATGGCCCGCCCGTTCCTCGCCGACTCCGAGTTCGTCAACAAGGCCGCAACGGGCCGGGCCGACGAGATCAACATCTGCATCGCCTGCAACCAGGCCTGCCTCGACCACGCGTTCAAGAACCAGAAGGTCTCCTGCCTGGTCAACCCGCGTGCGGGTCGCGAGACTGAGCTGATCCTGACCCCGACCCGCTCGAAGAAGAAGGTCGCCGTCGTCGGCGCCGGCCCCGCCGGACTCTCTGCCGCGGTCTCCGCGGCCGAGCGCGGCCTCGACGTCGCCCTCTTCGAGAAGAGCTCCGAGATCGGCGGCCAGTTCCGCCTCGCCATGCAGGTGCCCGGCAAGGAGGACTTCAAGGACTCCGTGCGCTACTTCGGGCGTCGGCTCGAGGTGCTCGGCGTCGACGTCCGCCTCAACACGGTCGCTGACCCGGCCGCGCTGGCCGGCTTCGACGAGGTCATCATCGCCACCGGCGTCGAGCCGCGCATGCCCTCCATCCCGGGCATCGACCACCCCAAGGCTGTGTCCTACGCAGACGTCCTCGACGGCAAGGTCGTCCCGGGCAAGAAGGTCGCCGTGATCGGTGCCGGCGGCATCGGCGTCGACATCTCGGTGTTCCTGACGCACGAGGAGGAGACCCTCGACGAGTGGAAGGCGCACTGGGGCGTCGGCGACCCGGCCATCGACGAAGGCGGCCTGACCGAGAAGAAGCCGCGCAACCCCGCCCGTGAGGTGTGGCTGCTGCAGCGCAAGACCTCCCGCATCGGCAAGGGCCTGGGCAAGACGTCCGGCTGGGCGCACATGGCGCACCTCAAGCAGGACGGCGTCCACCAGATCACCGGTGCGTCGTACGACCTGATCGACGACGCCGGCCTGCACATCACCATCACGTCCAAGGATGGCGAGGTCACGAAGCAGGTGCTCGATGTCGACCACGTCGTCATCTGCGCCGGCCAGGAGTCCGTGCGGGGTCTGTACGACGACCTCGTGGCTGCCGACAAGGCCGAAGGCCTGCACCTGATCGGTGGCGCTGACGTCGCCGCCGAGCTCGACGCGAAGCGTGCGATCAAGCAGGGCACGGAGACCGCCGCGGCCCTCTGAGCCTCCGGCAGGTCTGCGCGCGACGACGAGCGACAGCTTGGGCCCGCGACACTCGCTTCGGCGGTGTGTCGCGGGCCCTTGCCGTCGTTGCGGGCCTCAGGCGAAGGTCCAGAGCATCAGCTGCCCCGGCTCGATCACCGTCATGTCGAGCCCTCGGCCCGCCAGCCGGACCGCGTCGCCCTCGCCGAGACGCAGCCCCCCGTCGGTGCCGACCGCGAGCGGACGGGAAGCATCAGGACGGGACTCGACATCGAGCAACACCGCGCCCGTCGCCACGAACAGGTGAGCGTGCGGCACGTCGGGAACCACGAGCGGCGCGCCCGGCACGACGTCGGCGACCCAGAGCGTGGCGCCCCGGCTGCCGATCGGCAGCGCATCACCGCCACCCGCACCACCGCCACCCGCATCACCGCCACCCGCGCCGGCCGCGACCGCCGTCCAGCCCGGCCCCGGCGACACGTCGGCCGCCGCATAGCGCGGAGCAGCGCCCCACGAGTCCGGCCGCACCCAGGTCTGCACGAAGCGGGTGACACCCGCGCCGGGCTCCGCCCTCTCTGCGTGCACGATGCCCGTGCCCGCCGACATGACCTGGAGCTGACCCGGCACGATCACGCCAGCACGGCCCGAGGAGTCCGAGTGCGCCAGCGCTCCCGACAGCACCCAGGTCACGATCTCCATCTCCTGGTGCGGGTGATCGGGATAGCCCGCACCCGGCTGCAGCAGGTCGTCGTTGTGGCTGACCAGCAGGCCGAAGCCGAGGTTGGCCGGGTCGTAGTGCGGGCCGAAGGAGAACGAGTGCCGGGTCACCCGGCCCTGCTCGACGGTGACGAACCGTTCGCCCGCACGGCGCACCTCGATGCTCATGTCTCCATTCTCCCCGCACGCCGGCGCTCAGACCGGCAGCAGCACCCGGAGTGCGCCGGGGACGACCTCGATCCGCGCCGGCGGATCCGTCAGGCCGGGCAGACGGCCGAGCGGTTCGCCGTCGCCACCCATCGGCACCGACGGCACCCCGCTGATCTCGATGACCCGGCCGCGCAGGACGGTGACCTCGTCGAGGGCGACGTGCCGGCCGTCGTACACCTTCGGCATGGCGCGGATCAGTCGGCCACGCGATCCGGCAGCGATGACCACGACGTCGAGCAGGCCATCGGTGAGCGAGGCATCAGGCGCGATCTTCATGCCGGCGCCGTAGTACGCCGAGTTGGCCACGACGACGGTGGCCGCGTCGGCCGTGAGCACCTCGCCGTCGATGCTCACGCGGACCCGCGTGGGGGTGTAGGACGCGAGCGAGCGCACCGCGGCGACCTGGTACTGCAGCGCGCGGGGTGTCCACCGCATCCGCTCGACCATCTCGGCGGCGATGGCGTCGACGCCCGAGTAGACCGAGCCTGCGACGAGCTGGCGCGGCCGGTCGCCGACGGTGCACGAGATCAGGTCCAGGCTGCGCACGGCGCCGGCGGCGAGCACCGTCGCCAGCCCGTGTGCGTCGGATGGCAGCGCCAGCATCCGCGCGAAGTCGTTGCCGCGCCCCGTCGGGACCACCCCCAGGGTGCCGCCGCACCTGGACACCAGGCCTGCGAGCGAGGCAAGGGTGCCGTCACCACCGACCGATACGACCACGTCGCCGCGGGCAACGGTCGCCGCGACCAGTGCGGCGCTGGCCTCCACTCCCGAGGAGAGGTGGACCTCGGCGGCGTGACCGCCGGCCCTCAGGATCTGGGCAATCACCTCGGCAAGCTCGCGTCCACCACCTCGTCCGCGACCCCGTCCGGCGCCACCTGCACGCGGATTGACGAGGAAGGAGTACGCAGTCACGGACGACAGCATGCCGCGATCCGGGCCGATTCGCGCCGCAGAGGACTACTTTTGCCCCAGTAGTCACACATTTCGGACATTGTTGAGACAGGCCAAGCAACACGGTCGTAACGTCGAAGGATGCAGTCCCGCATGGTGGAGCGGGACGCGGAGTTGGCTATTCTCGGCAAGCTCATTGACCGCGCCGGTGTTGGCCGCGGGGGCTTGGTGGCGTTCGACGCGCCCGCTGGGATGGGTAAGTCCAGGATGCTCTGGCAAGCCCGTGAAATGGCCGCGCAGGCCGGGTGGAGAACCCTGGACGCGCGGTGCAGCCCCATGAGCCCGAGCATCGGGTTCGGAGTACTTCGTGACTGGTTCGGCCTGCTTGCACACCGTGCAGGGCTGGGCGTGCATCCCTTCGACGGACCCGGCCAGGCGCTCGCCGAGGTGGTCGACGGAGGAACCAGGCAGCTCGGCGACCTCGTCTACGGCGCACGCTGGGTCATTGAGGAGCTCACCGCCGAGCGGCCGCTGCTGGTGACGGTGGACGACCTCCAGTGGGCTGACTCCGGCTCCCTCCAGGTCCTCGACCTCCTCGCGCCGGCCCTGGAACAGCTGCCCTGCCTCTTCGTGTACGCCGTGCGCAGCGGCGAGCTGAGCGCCGAACCGGAGGAGCTGGCCCGGATCCGCGAGGTGAGTGACGTGATCACGCCCGCCGCGCTCTCGCCATCGGGCGTCGCGGCCGTGATCGAGGCGCAGGGCGGGGACATCGGTCTGGCTGCAGCGATCCACACGGCGACCGGCGGCGTACCTCTCTTCGTCAACGAGGTGATCGCAGGCGGCGGCGTCGACATCCCCGAGTCACTCGTCGGGTCGATCGCCGGAAGGCTCGCGAGGCTCTCCCCGACTGCGCTGGCCACCGCACATGCGGTGGCCGTCCTCGGCAGCGAGGCGTCGATCGCGACCGTCGCCGAGCTGAACCTCATGGCGCCCGACGCCGTTGCGCACGACCTGGGACTGCTCACCGCAGCGCAGCTCGTCACGCGCGACGGAGGGCACCTGCACCCCCGTCACCCGCTGGTCGGCGAGGCCCTGCTCGCCGGGATGACCGCCACCGAGACCGCAGACCTGCACCGGCGGGCAGCCGCGGTCCTCCGGCGTCACGGCGCCGCCCGGATCATCGTGGCCGGCCACCTGCTGCTGACCACGCCGGGCAGCGATCCCGACGTACGCGCCCGGCTTGCCGAGCAGGGCCGCCACGCGTTGGCGGCCGGAGCACCCGAGCGCGCCCACCGCTATCTCGAGCGCGCGCTCGCCGAGGGGCCGGTCACCGCCAACGAGATCCCGCTGCTGTCCCGGCACGCCATTGCGCTGACCGGCCTGGGCGAGATCGACGCCGCCCTCGCCTCGTGGGAGCGCGCGTCGTCGCTCACCGACGACCCGGACGTCATCGCGTCCCTGCGCTCCTCCTCGGGCGACGCACTGCTGATGGCCGGGCGGCACAACCAGGCGCAGCGCGCGTTCGGATCGCTGCCCGACGCAGGCCCCGCGACCAGCCCGGGTGCCCAGCGCCTGGCCAGCCGCATGGTCTTCGCGGGAATCCTCACGGGCATGCCGGCCGCGGAGCTCCGGCAGCAGTGCGACCGGGTGCTCGGCCAGCCGGACGAAGCGACCACCAGCGAGGACCGGCTCGCGCTCGCCGCCTCGGCCGCCGTCGGCGTCGTGTCGTGCCAGCCCTCGGCGGAGGTCCGCACGCTGGCGATGCGGGCGGCTGGCGAGGGCGCCCTGCTCGACGCGGAGACGGTCGACGGGACAGCCGTCTTCATGGTCGCCTGCTCGCTGGCCTGGTCGTCAGCGCTCCATGAGGCCGACAGCCTGCTCGACACCGCACTCGAGACCGCGCGCACCCGCGGCTCCGTGCTCCACTTCGCCAACGCGGCCGCCTGCCGCGGCCTGGTCCGGGCCCGGATGGGGCTCGCCGTCGAGGCGACCGCCGACCTCGAGTCGGCTCTCGAGCAACGCGCCCACGGCTGGAACGCCGGGCTCGCGATGCTGCTGGCCAACCTCGTCGAGTGCCGTATCGCGCGCGGCGAGCTCGACCGCGCGATCCAGCACCGTGGCAGCCTCGAGTCGTTCGCCCACACGCGCGGGATCTCCGGCGCGTTCGCCAGCTCCGCGCTCGCCGACCTCGCCGAGGCGCACGGCGATCACGAGACCGCTGCGCGGCTGTACGCCGAGGTGGGCCGACTGGTTGCCGAACGGATGGACAACCCGGCGGTGCTCCCCTGGCGCGCCGGCCGGGCGCTGGCCCTGATCCGGCTCGGCGAGGGCCGCGAGGCCGCAGCGCTGGCGCAGGAGAACCTGGTGCGCGCCGAGGCGTTCGGCGCGGCGTACACGACAGCGCAGGCGCTGCGCACGGTCGCGGCCGTCGACCCGACCTGCGACCGGGTCCGGATGTTGCGCCGGGCGCTGGGCCACCTCGCCGGTGTGCCGGCCGGGCGCCTCGAGGCCCAGGTGGCCACGGACCTCGCCGGCATGCTGATCCTGCTCGAGGGTCCACCGTCGACCGTCGAGGCGGTCGCGCTGCTGCGCCGGGCAGAGACCTGGGCGCAGGGCCACGAGCTCCGGCCGCTCGCGGAGCGGGTGCAGCGGCTGCTCGCTCGCGTCGGCGAGGTGCCTCACCGCACCGACGCGGATGCTCTTGCCCTGCTCACCCCGTCCGAGCGGCGCGTGGCCAACCTGGCTGCGACCGGGCGCAGCAACCGGCAGATCGCCCAGGAGCTCTTCGTGACCGTGAAGGCGGTCGAGTGGCACCTGTCCAACGTCTACCGCAAGCTCGGCATCCGGAGCCGCACGCGGCTGCCAGCGCTGCTGTCGGACTAGCCGTTGTCGGCCTGGGTGGGCCGCCACTTGCGCTCGAACGGCAGCCGCCAGGCGAACGGCGCGATCAGCGCGTGGATCTGGTTGGGGCCCCACGAGCCGGGCGAGTAGCGGCGCACCGGCGGCGGGTTGTCGAGCAGGGGCTGCGAGATCTCCCAGAGCCGCTCGACGCCGTCGGCCGTGGTGAACAGCGTGTGGTTGCCCTTGACCGCCTCGAGGATCAGCCGCTCGTAGGCTTCCAGGATCGAGCCCGCCCAGTCGGTGTCCTCCATGGCGAACTGCATCGAGAGCTTCTGCAGCCGGAACCCGGGACCCGGGCGCTTGCCGTAGAACGACAGCGACATCTTCGACTTGTCCGACAGGTCGAAGGTCAGGTGGTCGGGGCCGTCGTCGCCGATGCCGGAACCCTCGGGGAACATCGACTTCGGAGGCTCCTTGAAAGCGATCGAGATGATCCGCTGGCCCTCGGCGAGCTTCTTGCCCGTGCGCAGGTAGAACGGCACGTCCGCCCAGCGCCAGTTGTCGATGAAACACTTGAGCGCGATGAAGGTCTCGGTCTCGGACTCGGGTGCCACGCCAGGCTCGGCGCGGTAGCCGTCGTACTGACCGCGTACGACGTTGTGCGGGTCCAGCGGCAGCATCGACCGGAAGACCTTGTTCTTCTCCTCGGTGATCGACTGCGGGTCGAGGGCGGTCGGCACCTCCATCGCGGCGAACGCCATCACCTGGAAGAGGTGGGTGACCACCATGTCGCGGTAGGCGCCGGTGCCCTCGTAGAAGCCGGCCCGGCCCTCGAGCCCGAGCGCCTCGGGGATGTCGATCTGGACGTGGTCGATGAAGTTGCGGTGCCAGATCGGCTCGAAGAGACCGTTGGCGAAGCGCAGCGCCAGGATGTTGAGCGCCGCCTCCTTGCCGAGGAAGTGGTCGATGCGGAAGATCTGGGTCTCGTCGAAGACCTCGTGGATCGAGGCGTTCAGTGCCCGGGCGCTCTCGAGGTCGGTGCCGAACGGCTTCTCCATGATGATCCGGCTGCCCTCGACCAGCTCGGCATCACGCAGCGTCTCGACGACGGCGAGCGCGGCTTTCGGCGGCACCGACAGGTAGTGCAGTCGCTGCCGGGGCTGGT
This genomic interval from Nocardioides cavernaquae contains the following:
- a CDS encoding ferredoxin reductase — protein: MSSMFLTSDAAPATAERRPRLAHRLTRAFEAATTPLLPADYLDLFAPLRSGADLRGRIVAVEPETRDAATIVIKPGADWAGHIPGQYVRIGIDVDGVRHWRAYSLTHGPRRDGLISVTVKAVPDGKVSNFLVHRTEPGTLVHLEQAAGEFVLDLTTTGKLLFVTAGSGVTPVVGMLRNLFPSTDEGVLKPERSEGLDITVVHVAPSEPDSIFLADLRALDAADAINLIARYDDEHGVLDVDSLGSLVPDLAERSTYACGPGGLLSALEAHHEAKGLPLQTEQFRVTTINAGDGGTLHVSGVEVEAAGSTTLLDAAEEAGVLMPSGCRMGICMGCVLPLKEGAVRDLRTGDVITADAMTGPVKIQTCISAAAGACHLDH
- a CDS encoding PucR family transcriptional regulator, which produces MTEGPLAEPLSLTPEQVTALRGRLPRVGEKVVAAVIAEVPSYSVPFQGRMGRTIEGAVTLALSGFLDMAVNSAASGTSGTRERPQQVFDAAYALGRGEARSGRTMDALTAAYRIGTATAWREMSRTAVSHGLPAEGLVRFAELVFDYLDQISAVSVAGHADELARTGRLRERHLSELAVALLAGREKERLEQLAEQAEWNAPASLTAVLLPQSAARATRPLLDPRTLELAGDVEALDGWPDHAVLLVPGRSRAAVLRSLGEVPGVVGPTVPWTAASRSFHRALRALELGLAAESQALVDTETRLAELVVRADPSAHEDLRAQVLAPLADARPAAAEKLTETLRAWLLHQGRRDDIAEALFVHPQTVRYRMGQLREIFGDRLEDPSFVRDATIALS
- a CDS encoding CaiB/BaiF CoA transferase family protein; protein product: MELGQGTGPLRGVKIVELAGIGPGPHACMTLADLGADVIRIDRPGGQMLSFGEKDFMGRGRPTIALNLKDPAAVETVLKLVESADVLIEGNRPGVTERLGLGPEDCFARNPKLVYGRMTGWGQDGPLAQAAGHDMNYISIAGALFAMGQDKTRPQFPANLLGDFGGGSMYLVVGVLAALLEARISGQGQVVDAAIVDGTAHLNAMGALMVGIGLAQPDQRASGMLDGAAAFYDVYETSDGRHMSVGAIEPQFFAAFVDLLGIAESAPQQFEFDRVEELRDLIARTFRTRTMAEWTAVFEGTDACVAPILTIPEAAEHPHMKARGVYADRDGMLQPAPAPRFSRTAPSIGMPAAAAGSHTRDALAAWGIDDVDALIESGAAAQP
- a CDS encoding PadR family transcriptional regulator, with translation MALEHAILVSLRERAASGSELTRRFDKSFGYFWSATHQQIYRTLARMEADGWIASVVVPQQGKPDTKVYDVADRGAEVLAAWLVEPTPATPLRSDLGVKLRGASFAGDRDAVLDVVRGQLADHHARLDLYRQMCKQQFPEPELLRGADLDRYLVLRGGIRFEEGWIGWLTEYVTAHEMASSSSPLPQKDA
- a CDS encoding NADPH-dependent 2,4-dienoyl-CoA reductase; this translates as MTEYPHLLSPLKVGTTELRNRVVMGSMHNGLEDKVADIPKQAAFFAERAAGGVGLIVTGGYAPEWQGWVKPFAGGMRTRKDAMHHREITAAVHEHGAKIVMQILHTGRYSYQPFSISASAIKAPINPFKPKAMSDKRIQKTIKAFARSAWLAQKAGYDGVEIMGSEGYLINQFLAERTNKRTDRWGGSPENRRRLPLEIVKATRKLVGPDFILQYRISLLELVEGGQTWDDTVALAKELEAAGVDIFNTGIGWHEARVPTIITQVPRGAWIDSTSALKPHVSVPVIASNRINTPELAEQILVNGHADAVSMARPFLADSEFVNKAATGRADEINICIACNQACLDHAFKNQKVSCLVNPRAGRETELILTPTRSKKKVAVVGAGPAGLSAAVSAAERGLDVALFEKSSEIGGQFRLAMQVPGKEDFKDSVRYFGRRLEVLGVDVRLNTVADPAALAGFDEVIIATGVEPRMPSIPGIDHPKAVSYADVLDGKVVPGKKVAVIGAGGIGVDISVFLTHEEETLDEWKAHWGVGDPAIDEGGLTEKKPRNPAREVWLLQRKTSRIGKGLGKTSGWAHMAHLKQDGVHQITGASYDLIDDAGLHITITSKDGEVTKQVLDVDHVVICAGQESVRGLYDDLVAADKAEGLHLIGGADVAAELDAKRAIKQGTETAAAL
- a CDS encoding pirin family protein encodes the protein MSIEVRRAGERFVTVEQGRVTRHSFSFGPHYDPANLGFGLLVSHNDDLLQPGAGYPDHPHQEMEIVTWVLSGALAHSDSSGRAGVIVPGQLQVMSAGTGIVHAERAEPGAGVTRFVQTWVRPDSWGAAPRYAAADVSPGPGWTAVAAGAGGGDAGGGGAGGGDALPIGSRGATLWVADVVPGAPLVVPDVPHAHLFVATGAVLLDVESRPDASRPLAVGTDGGLRLGEGDAVRLAGRGLDMTVIEPGQLMLWTFA
- a CDS encoding diacylglycerol/lipid kinase family protein, which gives rise to MTAYSFLVNPRAGGAGRGRGRGGGRELAEVIAQILRAGGHAAEVHLSSGVEASAALVAATVARGDVVVSVGGDGTLASLAGLVSRCGGTLGVVPTGRGNDFARMLALPSDAHGLATVLAAGAVRSLDLISCTVGDRPRQLVAGSVYSGVDAIAAEMVERMRWTPRALQYQVAAVRSLASYTPTRVRVSIDGEVLTADAATVVVANSAYYGAGMKIAPDASLTDGLLDVVVIAAGSRGRLIRAMPKVYDGRHVALDEVTVLRGRVIEISGVPSVPMGGDGEPLGRLPGLTDPPARIEVVPGALRVLLPV